In the Malania oleifera isolate guangnan ecotype guangnan chromosome 1, ASM2987363v1, whole genome shotgun sequence genome, one interval contains:
- the LOC131147481 gene encoding uncharacterized protein LOC131147481 — translation MAFWNIRGFNKPLKQNGVLDFIRKNKVDVLGLLETKLSMTTLDNLMKRKFQNWNQINNFSLHKGRILVLWNPQRIQLQAIEYSAQVIHCSVKCLTTLNDFRVSFVYGFHTIVNRRELWRNLVQTGMDCCHPWTVMRDFNNVLNSYEKLNGVPVTAYETRDIRECFMETGLMDMNSSGCFLTWSNGKTWCKLDRVLVNNEWNQTNFGVHANFQLLSLLSDHSNCLVSLFDSNGMGRRPFKFFNVWTDHRDFMETVKKGWGIKFSGCKMFRLVKKLQAMKSPIKNLNALHFSHISTRAEKANEELLDIQEKLHNSPEDLGIQMQAAIKRDRAIKPAKANRSFLSQQAKIKYQMNSDKNTSFFHSLMRRHVKRNHIVSLIKDNGDPTTSQDQVVEEFINYYKKLLGTEVQCTPVDPQIIG, via the coding sequence ATGGCATTTTGGAATATCAGAGGCTTTAATAAGCCTCTAAAGCAGAATGGAGTACTGGACTTCATTCGGAAGAATAAAGTAGATGTTTTGGGTCTCTTAGAAACCAAACTGAGTATGACTACTCTTGATAATCTGATGAAGAGGAAGTTTCAAAATTGGaatcaaataaataatttcaGTCTTCATAAAGGGAGAATTTTGGTGCTATGGAACCCTCAAAGGATTCAACTTCAAGCTATTGAGTACAGTGCTCAAGTAATTCATTGCAGTGTTAAATGTCTAACTACTTTAAATGATTTTCGAGTTAGTTTTGTTTATGGCTTTCACACTATAGTCAACAGAAGAGAGTTGTGGAGGAACCTTGTTCAAACTGGTATGGATTGCTGTCATCCTTGGACAGTCATGAGGGATTTTAATAATGTGCTAAACTCATATGAGAAGTTGAATGGTGTTCCTGTTACAGCATATGAAACTAGGGATATCAGGGAGTGCTTTATGGAAACTGGATTAATGGATATGAATTCTTCTGGTTGCTTTCTAACTTGGTCAAATGGGAAGACTTGGTGCAAGCTCGATAGAGTGTTGGTTAATAATGAATGGAACCAGACTAATTTTGGAGTTCATGCTAACTTTCAGCTTCTAAGTTTATTGTCAGATCACTCTAATTGTCTGGTTTCTTTGTTTGATAGTAATGGCATGGGAAGAAGGCCATTTAAATTCTTCAACGTGTGGACAGATCACCGTGACTTTATGGAGACTGTTAAAAAAGGGTGGGGAATTAAATTCAGTGGATGTAAAATGTTTCGGCTGGTGAAGAAATTGCAGGCTATGAAGTCCCCTATAAAGAATTTGAATGCACTGCACTTTTCTCATATTTCTACAAGAGCAGAAAAAGCTAATGAAGAGCTGTTGGATATTCAAGAAAAATTACACAACTCTCCTGAGGATTTGGGGATCCAGATGCAAGCTGCGATAAAAAGGGACAGGGCCATAAAGCCAGCTAAAGCAAACAGGAGTTTCTTAAGTCAACAGGCTAAAATTAAGTATCAAATGAATAGTGACAAAAATACCTCCTTTTTTCATTCTTTGATGAGGAGGCATGTAAAAAGGAATCATATTGTTTCACTTATCAAAGATAATGGGGATCCTACTACTTCCCAGGATCAAGTGGTAGAGGAATTCATTAATTATTATAAGAAACTCCTTGGGACTGAGGTTCAATGCACTCCTGTGGATCCCCAAATAATTGGCTAA